A genomic segment from Triticum dicoccoides isolate Atlit2015 ecotype Zavitan chromosome 1A, WEW_v2.0, whole genome shotgun sequence encodes:
- the LOC119292854 gene encoding uncharacterized protein LOC119292854 translates to MGRSPRRRRAMAAAPRDPGKNPRGVLPGDRIFASVAPYITFADHLRLRLVCRAWRFFSRRLGRRPPPFPWLMLPEPASASQSAPAPANVRRQFYDIPGGRPYAYDVPGEGYHRCVASSACGWLVFVSLDAPRRLVLANPVAGARLVLSWPFKEKNAEGRFHAALTSSPADRRACFLILATDRLVAYCHPGQQDQGWLTLHAPGFRYDPAASDMVTVGAMVYLVDGRRKVWRADLADPEPKVERRNTACQLPFGESRMRHYLVESLRHVHLVLADEHNARVALFRLDWDKKVWTQDRVRGDRVLLLGRGCSASVPAASGRPPGMLLFAHQPSLSLVDVGGCGVGLAWFWAESWVDEGSDDKLVLKKKMHHRQGEFTAGDSFWFFPAIDPDERAMFASQA, encoded by the coding sequence ATGGGTCGCTCGCCTCGACGACgccgggcgatggcggcggcgcctcGCGATCCGGGGAAAAACCCTAGGGGGGTCCTCCCCGGCGACCGCATCTTCGCCTCGGTGGCCCCCTACATCACCTTCGCCgaccacctccgcctccgcctcgtctGCCGCGCGTGGCGCTTCTTCTCCCGCCGCctcggccgccgcccgccgcccttccCGTGGCTCATGCTCCCGGAGCCGGCCTCCGCCTCGCAGTCCGCGCCCGCGCCGGCCAACGTGCGCCGCCAGTTCTACGACATCCCCGGGGGGCGGCCCTACGCGTACGATGTCCCGGGGGAGGGCTACCATCGCTGCGTCGCGTCCTCCGCCTGCGGGTGGCTCGTGTTCGTCTCCCTGGACGCGCCGCGCCGCCTCGTCCTCGCCAACCCGGTCGCCGGCGCGCGGCTGGTCCTGTCCTGGCCGTTCAAGGAGAAGAACGCCGAAGGGCGATTCCACGCCGCGCTCACGTCGTCGCCGGCTGACCGCCGGGCGTGCTTCCTCATCCTCGCCACGGACAGGCTCGTCGCCTACTGCCACCCCGGCCAGCAGGACCAGGGGTGGCTCACCCTGCACGCCCCGGGGTTCCGCTACGACCCGGCCGCCAGCGACATGGTCACCGTCGGCGCCATGGTGTACCTGGTCGACGGCAGGAGGAAGGTCTGGCGCGCGGACCTCGCGGACCCGGAGCCCAAGGTGGAGCGCCGGAACACGGCGTGCCAGCTCCCGTTCGGCGAGAGCAGAATGCGCCACTACCTCGTGGAGTCGCTCCGGCACGTCCACCTCGTGCTCGCGGACGAGCACAACGCGCGCGTCGCGCTCTTCAGGCTGGACTGGGACAAGAAGGTGTGGACGCAGGACCGCGTGCGCGGGGACCGTGTCCTGCTTTTGGGCCGCGGGTGCTCGGCCTCTGTGCCGGCGGCGTCGGGCCGGCCGCCTGGCATGCTGTTGTTCGCGCACCAGCCGTCGTTGAGTCTCGTTGACGTGGGCGGTTGTGGCGTTGGGCTCGCGTGGTTCTGGGCGGAATCGTGGGTGGATGAAGGCTCGGATGATaagctggtgctgaagaagaagatgcacCACCGGCAAGGCGAGTTCACCGCTGGTGACTCGTTCTGGTTCTTCCCGGCCATCGATCCGGATGAAAGGGCTATGTTTGCATCGCAGGCCTAG